A portion of the Pseudomonas sp. GR 6-02 genome contains these proteins:
- a CDS encoding pyocin S6 family toxin immunity protein, translated as MRYLSITGFYPDDKQDDSLQFELDIEGTELNEKVAHLIESKPLNEVEPGELLLSESQVMTLSELLGVSFPEGLEYFMGTCAKQ; from the coding sequence ATGCGCTACCTTTCAATAACTGGCTTTTATCCGGATGACAAGCAGGACGACTCTTTGCAGTTTGAGCTGGATATCGAAGGAACTGAGCTCAATGAGAAAGTTGCCCATCTTATTGAATCGAAGCCACTAAACGAAGTGGAACCAGGAGAATTACTTTTAAGCGAGAGTCAGGTAATGACGCTGTCAGAACTTCTAGGCGTCAGTTTTCCTGAGGGTCTAGAGTACTTTATGGGCACTTGCGCCAAGCAATGA
- a CDS encoding AraC family transcriptional regulator, whose translation MRNVSIDLLDDTPRPVVAIGTDYPDGHRLPRHTHRRAQLLYGATGVMQVSTLDGNWVVPPQRAVWIPPGVAHEVLMLGVSTRSVYIEPGAVDLGSRCQVISVSPLLRHLLMEAVEVALEYDEAGRDGALIDLLLHELARSAHLPLHIPLPVDSRLLGLCQRFLRQPNAHQSPQQWADQLHISLRTFNRLFRQQTGLSFSQWRQRACVVLALARLAVDTPVTRIALDFGYESPAAFSTMFRRVLGQAPSVWLEGTK comes from the coding sequence ATGCGCAATGTTTCGATTGATCTGCTGGACGACACGCCACGGCCGGTGGTGGCCATCGGTACGGATTATCCCGACGGTCATCGGTTGCCGCGCCATACCCATCGACGGGCGCAGTTGTTGTATGGCGCCACCGGGGTGATGCAGGTGAGCACGCTCGACGGCAATTGGGTGGTGCCGCCGCAGCGGGCGGTGTGGATTCCGCCAGGGGTGGCGCATGAGGTGTTGATGCTGGGGGTGAGCACTCGCAGTGTGTATATCGAACCGGGGGCGGTTGATCTGGGCAGCCGCTGCCAGGTGATCAGTGTTTCGCCGTTGCTGCGGCATTTACTGATGGAGGCGGTGGAGGTTGCGCTGGAGTACGACGAGGCCGGGCGCGATGGGGCGTTGATCGACTTGTTGCTGCACGAACTGGCGCGCAGTGCTCACCTGCCGTTGCATATTCCGTTGCCTGTGGATTCGCGGTTGCTCGGGTTGTGTCAGAGGTTTCTCCGGCAACCGAACGCTCACCAATCGCCGCAGCAATGGGCCGATCAGTTGCATATCAGTTTGCGTACGTTCAATCGTCTGTTCCGCCAACAAACCGGGCTGAGTTTCAGCCAATGGCGGCAGCGAGCCTGCGTGGTGCTGGCCTTGGCGCGGCTGGCGGTGGACACGCCGGTGACGCGCATTGCCCTGGATTTTGGTTATGAAAGCCCGGCGGCGTTCTCGACCATGTTCCGTCGGGTGCTGGGACAGGCCCCGTCCGTTTGGTTGGAGGGGACGAAATGA
- a CDS encoding helix-turn-helix domain-containing protein — protein sequence MKENTNERRRELIDDIVMQHVTGIETLGTAIRRLRLEVTGFDQETFAAMCKMSTKALYQIEKDKANPTVSTLEAILRKFGLRLGLTIATTLHTPPLGQQKPVSKAPVRGANPKRKSAGQLNRVATLRATTKTKDGDKGPAD from the coding sequence ATGAAAGAGAACACCAACGAACGGCGCAGGGAGCTCATTGACGACATCGTCATGCAGCATGTGACGGGGATCGAAACCCTGGGCACCGCTATTCGTCGGCTAAGGCTTGAGGTGACCGGTTTCGACCAGGAAACCTTTGCAGCCATGTGCAAGATGTCGACCAAGGCGCTGTACCAGATCGAGAAGGACAAGGCTAATCCGACCGTCAGCACCCTCGAAGCCATCCTGAGGAAGTTCGGGCTGCGTCTGGGGCTGACCATTGCCACAACTCTTCACACGCCGCCGCTTGGGCAGCAAAAGCCGGTTTCCAAAGCGCCCGTTCGCGGCGCCAATCCTAAACGCAAGTCCGCAGGACAGCTTAATAGAGTGGCTACGTTGCGAGCCACAACAAAGACCAAGGATGGCGATAAGGGCCCGGCCGATTGA
- a CDS encoding XRE family transcriptional regulator, giving the protein MRAKAEHVMKIGMLLETGQLSQAEAAHRLGLSEEELNEILRGEFCDLTVAKISEYTKPLLDERS; this is encoded by the coding sequence ATGCGGGCCAAAGCCGAACACGTTATGAAAATAGGCATGCTCCTCGAAACCGGTCAGCTGAGTCAGGCTGAGGCGGCCCATAGGCTTGGATTGTCTGAGGAGGAACTGAACGAAATACTCCGTGGAGAATTTTGCGATCTGACCGTGGCAAAAATCTCGGAATATACAAAGCCGTTACTGGACGAACGCAGCTGA
- a CDS encoding colicin E3/pyocin S6 family cytotoxin, protein MLKKTQYKGGLRDRRTDAKGRTIYEWDIFHGEPEALSKSADIRIFPFNRPGLRVCGESTWGSRPR, encoded by the coding sequence TTGCTCAAGAAAACCCAATACAAGGGAGGACTTCGGGATCGCAGGACTGATGCGAAGGGTAGAACAATTTACGAGTGGGATATTTTTCATGGTGAACCTGAAGCCCTGTCAAAATCTGCCGACATCCGAATCTTCCCCTTTAATCGCCCAGGCTTGCGCGTCTGCGGTGAATCGACATGGGGCAGCAGGCCCAGATAA
- a CDS encoding MBL fold metallo-hydrolase, whose product MDTSTSPANNASTPEASRQAQGQYRNHVPVQREGFRKTLRILWNFIFNKPHDTRPSAPVPVQTLTQAALIAAPNHSVYRLGHSTLLLKLQDKFWITDPVFAERASPVQWAGPKRFHQPPISLEDLPPIEAVILSHDHYDHLDYQAVLKLADKTRYFLTPLGVGDTLIKWGIDASKVRQLDWWQGTEVDGLQFVATPSQHFSGRGLFDGNSTLWASWVMIDGDTRIFFSGDSGYFDGFKRIGEQYGPFDLTLMETGAYNVEWPHVHMQPEQTLQAHIDLKGRWLLPIHNGTFDLSMHAWYEPFDRILALAWERNVSITTPQMGEAFNVMYPQRGGAWWLGVEDVSDQATVQNA is encoded by the coding sequence ATGGACACTTCAACTTCCCCAGCGAACAACGCTTCAACGCCTGAAGCGTCCCGACAGGCTCAAGGGCAGTACCGAAACCATGTGCCGGTGCAGCGCGAAGGCTTTCGCAAAACCTTGCGCATCCTGTGGAACTTCATCTTCAACAAACCGCACGACACCCGGCCGTCGGCCCCCGTTCCGGTGCAAACCCTGACCCAGGCGGCGTTGATTGCCGCGCCTAACCACAGCGTCTATCGCCTGGGCCATTCCACGCTTCTGCTCAAGCTGCAGGACAAGTTCTGGATCACCGACCCGGTCTTCGCCGAACGCGCCTCTCCCGTGCAATGGGCCGGCCCCAAGCGTTTCCACCAGCCGCCGATCAGCCTCGAAGACCTGCCGCCGATTGAAGCGGTGATCCTGTCCCACGATCACTACGACCACCTCGATTATCAGGCCGTGCTCAAACTGGCGGACAAGACCCGCTACTTCCTCACGCCCCTGGGCGTGGGGGACACCCTGATCAAGTGGGGCATCGACGCCAGCAAAGTGCGCCAACTGGATTGGTGGCAGGGCACCGAGGTCGATGGCCTTCAATTCGTAGCCACACCTTCGCAGCACTTTTCCGGTCGCGGGCTGTTCGACGGTAACAGCACCCTGTGGGCATCGTGGGTGATGATCGACGGCGATACGCGGATTTTCTTCAGTGGCGACAGCGGCTACTTCGACGGCTTCAAACGCATCGGCGAGCAGTACGGCCCATTCGACCTGACCCTTATGGAAACCGGCGCCTACAACGTCGAGTGGCCTCACGTGCACATGCAGCCCGAGCAAACCCTGCAAGCGCACATCGACCTTAAAGGGCGCTGGTTGCTGCCGATCCACAACGGCACCTTCGACCTGTCGATGCACGCCTGGTACGAACCTTTCGACCGTATTCTGGCGCTGGCCTGGGAACGGAACGTGTCGATCACCACGCCGCAAATGGGCGAGGCGTTCAACGTGATGTATCCGCAGCGTGGTGGCGCGTGGTGGTTGGGTGTGGAAGATGTAAGCGATCAGGCGACCGTGCAGAACGCTTGA
- a CDS encoding HNH endonuclease, whose amino-acid sequence MDTGKSNSDWSDEEIQAAVDAYLSMLSREQSGQKVNKAHENRVLREGALAGRTKGSVEFRMQNISTVLVELGRDRIEGYKPAKNVGANVAHSIREALNAPNTVTPEDFAPTADEATLEQRAAKLEKQPFKGEPKGILKPQQVPSSGNSFVRDPEVRAWVRKEAKGICEGCGKPAPFEKDGRPFLEVHHVKHLAQFGSDRPSNAVALCPNCHRRCHHSSDRDEFTASLFQKVKRLKFE is encoded by the coding sequence ATGGACACTGGAAAGAGCAACAGCGATTGGAGTGACGAGGAGATTCAGGCTGCGGTCGATGCCTATCTCAGCATGTTGTCACGCGAGCAAAGCGGTCAGAAGGTCAATAAGGCTCATGAGAATCGCGTCCTGCGCGAAGGAGCCTTAGCGGGCCGCACCAAAGGTTCGGTTGAATTTCGGATGCAGAACATCTCTACCGTGTTGGTCGAACTCGGGCGAGATCGCATTGAGGGATACAAACCTGCCAAGAATGTCGGCGCGAATGTTGCGCATAGCATTCGTGAAGCGTTGAACGCGCCGAATACTGTAACGCCAGAAGACTTTGCCCCGACCGCCGATGAAGCAACGCTAGAACAACGTGCTGCCAAACTTGAGAAGCAACCGTTCAAAGGCGAGCCGAAGGGGATTTTGAAACCACAACAAGTGCCGAGCTCGGGCAACTCTTTTGTACGCGATCCTGAGGTTAGAGCCTGGGTGCGGAAAGAGGCCAAGGGTATCTGCGAGGGTTGCGGAAAACCGGCTCCGTTTGAAAAGGACGGCAGGCCGTTTCTTGAGGTTCATCACGTTAAGCATTTGGCGCAGTTTGGATCGGATCGTCCTAGCAATGCTGTGGCTCTGTGCCCGAACTGTCATCGACGTTGTCACCATTCGAGCGACCGGGATGAGTTCACAGCTTCACTGTTTCAGAAGGTGAAGCGGTTGAAGTTTGAGTGA
- a CDS encoding helix-turn-helix domain-containing protein translates to MASLAMKITLERIALFQFTPAHCAQARAMLGWSVEELSEESGVSVDAIQRFEAQRNVLDVTRLALAYRFESQGLVFFPGFAPGRGMNVKGSTPNPVGRADYAMVE, encoded by the coding sequence ATGGCCTCTCTTGCAATGAAAATCACCCTGGAACGCATCGCCCTCTTCCAGTTCACCCCAGCCCACTGCGCCCAGGCCCGAGCGATGCTGGGTTGGAGTGTGGAGGAGTTGTCCGAGGAATCCGGAGTTTCCGTTGACGCCATCCAGCGATTCGAAGCGCAGCGTAATGTGCTGGATGTCACGCGGCTGGCGTTGGCGTATCGGTTTGAATCGCAAGGTTTGGTGTTCTTCCCGGGGTTTGCACCGGGCCGAGGGATGAATGTGAAAGGGTCCACACCGAATCCGGTGGGGCGGGCGGATTATGCGATGGTTGAGTGA
- a CDS encoding BRO-N domain-containing protein, protein MRDPFRPTIFTRHNLHLHALLLENQPWFCARDVGRLMGVHLSNRMVNKLDNDQRRVLWIEYFRQPEKQLMLSESGVYALLVYHYVPGNRLLREWLTHQVVPALRDATPSENSDRPMLSVLDWPEMSLSLLHWQNESWIRLRDMPYLLSDQSQRRVTVVRPWWRKVAEVFQSSKHSVG, encoded by the coding sequence ATGCGTGATCCCTTTAGGCCGACGATCTTCACCCGCCACAACCTTCACCTCCATGCCCTTCTTCTTGAAAATCAACCATGGTTCTGCGCCCGCGATGTTGGCCGTTTGATGGGTGTCCATCTGAGTAATCGTATGGTCAACAAACTGGATAATGATCAGCGTCGCGTTTTGTGGATTGAGTATTTCCGGCAACCAGAAAAACAGTTGATGCTCAGCGAGTCTGGCGTGTATGCGCTGTTGGTGTATCACTACGTTCCAGGGAATCGGTTGCTGCGAGAATGGTTGACCCATCAGGTGGTGCCAGCCTTACGCGATGCAACCCCCTCGGAAAATTCGGATCGTCCGATGTTGAGTGTCTTAGATTGGCCGGAGATGTCGTTGAGTTTGCTTCATTGGCAGAATGAAAGTTGGATTCGGCTTCGGGACATGCCGTACCTGTTGAGCGATCAATCGCAGCGGCGCGTTACAGTGGTTAGGCCTTGGTGGCGGAAGGTTGCGGAGGTGTTTCAGTCTTCGAAGCATTCGGTGGGTTAG
- the bglX gene encoding beta-glucosidase BglX, producing MKRLRLLCALISFTTLPVLADTVSPNKDAFVTNLINQMTLDEKVGQLRLIAIDDKMTPEKICQEITAGRIGGTYGSVSRYVNRPMQDAAQQSRLKIPMFFGWDVIHGHRTIFPIGLALASSWDMDAIELSGRTAAKEASEDGIDMTFAPMIDVARDPRWGRTSEGFGEDTYLVSRIARVMVQAYQGQSLNAPDSIMSSAKHFALYGAVEGGRDYNSVDMGLTRMYQDYLPPYRSAIEGGAGAVMAALNSINGVPAAANKWLMQDLLRKAWGFKGLVISDHNGVTDLVQHGVARNPRDAARLAIRAGIDMSMNDSSYGPELPGLLESGAISQSDIDDAVREVLGAKYDMGLFEDPYRRLGAASESAADNNAENHLHRAQAREVARKTLVLLKNENGLLPLKKESTIALIGPLAKSTVDIMGSWSASGVPAQSVTIYDGLKSAMSQGSLIYARGANLEEDQEVVKYLEYQGVSEIANDPRPAEEMIDEAVKVAQQADVVIAVVGEPRSMSHEAASRTSLDLPGRQSELITALKATGKPLVLVLMNGRPLSIGKEQKQADAILETWYSGTEGGNAVADVLFGDYNPSGKLPITFPRSVGQIPNYYSHLNTGRPYLPGALRNYTSQYFDQSYGPLYPFGYGLSYTDFSLTDMALSSTTLNKTDNLVASIMVKNTGQRDGETVVQLYIRDVVASVARPVKELKNFQKIMLKAGEERAVHFSINENDLKFFNAQLEYVAEPGEFRVQIGLDSQDVKEQSFELLSEQATQDNHPPGAEPVDASGAAIRLAHEER from the coding sequence ATGAAAAGACTACGTCTGCTATGTGCCCTGATCAGCTTTACAACTCTGCCGGTCCTGGCCGATACGGTATCGCCAAACAAAGATGCCTTTGTCACCAACCTCATCAATCAGATGACCCTCGACGAAAAAGTCGGCCAACTGCGGCTGATCGCTATCGATGACAAGATGACGCCCGAAAAAATCTGCCAGGAGATCACTGCCGGGCGAATCGGGGGGACGTATGGCTCTGTGAGCCGTTATGTAAACCGCCCCATGCAGGACGCGGCTCAACAAAGCCGCCTGAAGATACCGATGTTTTTCGGTTGGGACGTGATACACGGTCATCGAACCATTTTTCCCATCGGCCTGGCCCTGGCCTCCAGTTGGGATATGGACGCCATCGAGTTGAGCGGTCGAACGGCGGCGAAAGAAGCCAGTGAGGACGGTATCGATATGACCTTCGCCCCGATGATCGATGTCGCCCGTGATCCTCGCTGGGGGCGCACATCCGAAGGCTTCGGTGAAGACACCTATCTGGTTTCGCGCATTGCCAGAGTGATGGTCCAGGCCTACCAGGGACAAAGCCTGAACGCGCCCGACAGCATCATGTCCAGCGCCAAGCACTTTGCGTTGTATGGGGCTGTCGAGGGGGGGCGCGACTACAACAGCGTCGACATGGGCCTGACCCGAATGTACCAGGACTACCTGCCACCTTATCGTTCGGCGATCGAGGGTGGCGCGGGAGCCGTCATGGCGGCGCTTAACTCGATAAATGGTGTGCCGGCGGCGGCCAATAAATGGTTGATGCAGGACCTGCTCCGCAAAGCGTGGGGCTTCAAGGGACTGGTCATCAGCGACCATAACGGGGTAACCGATCTGGTTCAGCACGGTGTTGCGAGGAATCCTCGCGACGCGGCCAGGCTCGCCATCAGGGCCGGCATTGATATGAGCATGAACGACTCCTCCTATGGGCCGGAGTTGCCAGGGCTGCTTGAGTCTGGCGCCATTTCCCAGAGCGATATTGATGACGCGGTGCGGGAAGTACTGGGTGCCAAGTACGACATGGGGCTATTCGAAGACCCTTACCGGCGCCTCGGCGCTGCCAGTGAAAGCGCTGCTGATAACAACGCCGAAAACCATCTGCACAGAGCGCAGGCCCGTGAAGTGGCACGCAAGACACTGGTGCTGTTGAAGAATGAAAACGGGCTCTTGCCGCTGAAAAAAGAGAGCACGATCGCGCTCATCGGCCCGTTGGCAAAAAGTACCGTCGACATCATGGGCAGTTGGTCTGCAAGTGGTGTGCCCGCGCAATCGGTGACGATCTACGACGGGCTGAAAAGCGCGATGAGCCAGGGCTCGCTGATCTATGCCCGAGGCGCCAATCTCGAGGAGGATCAGGAGGTTGTTAAATACCTGGAATACCAGGGCGTGTCTGAAATCGCCAACGACCCTCGCCCGGCAGAAGAAATGATTGACGAAGCAGTCAAGGTTGCACAGCAAGCCGATGTTGTCATCGCCGTGGTGGGCGAGCCCCGCAGCATGTCCCATGAAGCGGCCAGTCGAACCAGCCTCGATCTGCCGGGGCGCCAGAGTGAATTGATCACCGCCCTGAAAGCCACCGGCAAGCCGCTGGTACTGGTATTGATGAACGGTCGGCCGTTGTCGATCGGCAAGGAGCAGAAACAGGCCGATGCGATTCTGGAAACCTGGTACAGCGGTACCGAGGGAGGCAACGCCGTTGCGGATGTATTGTTCGGTGACTACAACCCGTCCGGCAAATTACCCATCACCTTTCCACGTTCCGTGGGGCAGATCCCCAATTACTACAGCCACCTGAACACCGGCCGTCCGTATCTGCCGGGTGCGCTTCGCAACTACACGTCGCAATATTTCGATCAATCCTATGGGCCGCTTTACCCCTTCGGCTATGGGCTGAGCTATACCGATTTCAGCCTGACCGACATGGCCCTGTCTTCGACCACACTGAACAAGACCGACAACCTCGTCGCCAGCATCATGGTGAAAAATACCGGCCAGCGTGACGGCGAAACGGTGGTTCAGCTGTATATCCGCGATGTCGTTGCCTCCGTCGCCCGGCCGGTCAAAGAACTGAAAAACTTCCAAAAAATCATGCTCAAGGCCGGCGAGGAGAGAGCAGTCCACTTCAGCATTAACGAGAACGACTTGAAGTTCTTCAATGCCCAACTGGAATACGTCGCCGAGCCGGGTGAGTTCCGGGTGCAAATCGGCCTGGATTCCCAGGATGTGAAGGAGCAGAGCTTTGAATTGCTGTCAGAACAAGCCACTCAAGACAATCATCCGCCTGGTGCAGAACCTGTAGACGCGAGCGGTGCGGCGATCCGACTTGCCCACGAAGAACGATGA
- a CDS encoding DUF2790 domain-containing protein — translation MKALLVLALSSLCATAMADEAPTDAAKQQPVVEEYTYSTHLDIAKVVSMSEIPNVCEVVPAKMVYDDSKGQRHILRYSVMGNGCSNG, via the coding sequence ATGAAAGCTTTATTGGTTCTGGCCCTCAGCAGTCTGTGCGCAACCGCCATGGCAGACGAGGCTCCGACTGATGCCGCAAAACAACAACCCGTCGTCGAGGAATACACCTACTCCACCCATCTGGACATCGCCAAAGTTGTCTCGATGAGCGAAATCCCGAATGTGTGCGAAGTAGTCCCGGCCAAAATGGTCTACGACGACTCCAAAGGCCAGCGACACATTCTGCGCTACAGCGTCATGGGTAACGGCTGCTCCAACGGCTGA
- a CDS encoding sulfite exporter TauE/SafE family protein: MFFYLLLALFGCMTGVTAVLFGFGGGFVVVPLLYRMLTASHGIDDPIGQSAMHIAVATSTCVMIVNALIATRKHHHAGNLIRHYLWPLGGFIGLGAIVGAAAAMWASGELIRSAFIVYLSVTILDCLFRRGFLTQSYIEIPRRLGGAEVSGGGVGIGAIATFLGVGGSVMTVPLLRRCGLSMSQATSMANPLSLPVAVAGTLTYMAMAGFTEFDLGPWFVGYVDVLAFTVLTFGSLVGIRLATPWIGRIPDRVHARVYIGLLVVVMLSMCLG, encoded by the coding sequence ATGTTCTTCTACCTCTTGCTGGCACTCTTCGGCTGCATGACCGGCGTCACCGCCGTGCTGTTCGGCTTCGGCGGCGGATTTGTCGTCGTGCCCTTGCTGTACCGCATGCTCACGGCCAGCCACGGCATCGACGACCCCATCGGCCAATCGGCGATGCACATTGCCGTGGCGACTTCGACCTGCGTGATGATCGTCAATGCCCTGATCGCCACCAGAAAACATCACCACGCGGGCAATCTCATTCGCCATTACCTGTGGCCGTTGGGCGGGTTCATCGGCTTGGGCGCGATCGTCGGAGCTGCGGCCGCGATGTGGGCGAGTGGTGAGCTGATCCGTTCTGCCTTCATCGTTTACCTGAGCGTGACCATTCTGGACTGCTTGTTCAGACGCGGTTTTCTTACACAGTCCTACATCGAAATCCCACGGCGATTGGGCGGGGCAGAAGTGTCTGGCGGCGGTGTGGGAATTGGCGCTATCGCCACCTTTCTTGGGGTGGGTGGCAGCGTCATGACCGTGCCGTTGCTAAGACGCTGTGGCCTCAGCATGTCGCAAGCCACATCCATGGCTAATCCATTGAGTCTTCCGGTTGCGGTGGCCGGAACGCTGACCTATATGGCGATGGCGGGGTTTACCGAGTTTGATCTGGGACCGTGGTTTGTCGGTTATGTGGATGTGCTGGCGTTTACGGTATTGACGTTTGGGTCGCTGGTGGGGATTCGGCTGGCCACGCCGTGGATCGGGCGGATACCGGATCGGGTGCATGCGCGGGTTTATATTGGTTTGCTGGTAGTGGTGATGCTTAGCATGTGTCTGGGTTGA
- a CDS encoding ribonucleotide-diphosphate reductase subunit beta, whose amino-acid sequence MLSWDEFDKEDDGEVAVKGANAGHASEANMDRLDSAGGAAAQEARAVTATDSAAIARAKAALDSLDVAEGLAELEGASARVAVDEKRMINCRADLNQLVPFKYDWAWQKYLDGCANHWMPQEVNMTADIALWKNPEGLTDDERRIVMRNLGFFSTADSLVANNLVLAVYRLITNPECRQYILRQAFEEAIHTHAYQYCIESLAMDEGEIFNMYHEIPSVAKKATWGLKYTRSISDPKFETGTVETDKELLRNLIAYYCVLEGIFFYCGFTQILSMGRRNKMTGVAEQFQYILRDESMHLNFGIDVINQIKIENPHLWDAEMKEEASQMILQGTQLEIEYARDTMPRGVLGMNAAMMEDYLKFIANRRLSQIGLKEEYPGTTNPFPWMSEIMDLKKEKNFFETRVIEYQTGGALSWD is encoded by the coding sequence ATGCTGAGCTGGGACGAATTCGACAAAGAAGATGACGGCGAAGTCGCTGTAAAAGGCGCCAATGCCGGCCACGCTTCTGAAGCCAACATGGACCGCCTCGACAGCGCCGGTGGTGCCGCCGCTCAAGAGGCCCGCGCCGTGACCGCGACGGACTCCGCCGCGATCGCCCGCGCCAAGGCTGCCCTGGATTCCCTCGACGTCGCCGAAGGCCTCGCCGAACTGGAAGGCGCCTCTGCCCGTGTAGCTGTCGACGAAAAGCGCATGATCAACTGCCGCGCCGACCTCAACCAGCTCGTGCCATTCAAATACGACTGGGCATGGCAGAAGTACCTGGACGGCTGCGCAAACCACTGGATGCCGCAAGAAGTCAACATGACCGCCGACATCGCCCTCTGGAAAAACCCGGAAGGCCTGACCGACGACGAGCGCCGCATCGTGATGCGCAACCTCGGCTTCTTCTCCACCGCCGACTCCCTGGTTGCCAACAACCTGGTCCTGGCCGTGTACCGCCTGATCACCAACCCGGAATGCCGCCAGTACATCCTGCGCCAGGCCTTCGAAGAGGCGATCCACACCCACGCCTACCAGTACTGCATCGAATCGTTGGCCATGGATGAAGGCGAGATCTTCAACATGTACCACGAGATCCCATCGGTCGCGAAAAAAGCCACCTGGGGCCTGAAATACACCCGTTCGATCTCCGATCCGAAGTTCGAAACCGGCACCGTCGAAACCGACAAAGAGCTGCTGCGCAACCTGATCGCCTACTACTGCGTTCTGGAAGGCATCTTCTTCTACTGCGGCTTCACCCAAATCCTCTCCATGGGCCGCCGCAACAAAATGACCGGCGTCGCCGAGCAGTTCCAATACATCCTGCGCGACGAATCCATGCACCTGAACTTCGGCATCGACGTGATCAACCAGATCAAAATCGAAAACCCGCACTTGTGGGATGCTGAGATGAAGGAAGAAGCCTCGCAGATGATTCTGCAGGGGACTCAGCTAGAGATTGAATACGCGCGGGATACCATGCCTCGTGGGGTATTGGGCATGAATGCGGCGATGATGGAGGACTACCTGAAGTTCATCGCTAACCGTCGCCTGTCGCAGATTGGTTTGAAGGAAGAGTACCCAGGGACGACTAACCCGTTCCCTTGGATGAGCGAGATTATGGACTTGAAGAAAGAGAAGAATTTCTTTGAGACGCGGGTTATTGAGTATCAGACTGGCGGTGCTTTGAGCTGGGATTGA
- a CDS encoding S-type pyocin domain-containing protein, with translation MAGNKDIPRIKNPPSGDGHHVTHRYMTATELAERDARQKAYEAMLARQDAFEHSRQVIAEKQRLTQAGCVFAKSCKLPDAIIDYSNPSGMVPTDSLKDYGDLILLGAREADESGAMPLKKISGAAIPVGLGSLALVGSAFAAAPVATASAVTATLVGLVALVIPSSLGDSSLYTDDQLRALKQARTRVRLQVEQQTDGSLKGYGFYTGKNRDWEMVDVVQFTLRGTQQVADLGDGIELIWTPAVDGSDILGIPALEAAPQAPHIWVYPPTKAADSIIVNPVYPPEYKDFILVFPADSGIRPVYIVLSQTGDHSYYDHPKTLPAFPDTTRVKSKSSVQGGGRKRARWVDRKGRIYEWDYKSNAVEKYDKLGVHLGEFNHITGEQTKPAKPGRKTSRN, from the coding sequence GTGGCTGGCAATAAGGACATTCCGCGGATTAAGAATCCACCCTCCGGTGATGGGCATCACGTCACCCACCGCTACATGACGGCCACCGAATTGGCCGAGCGTGACGCCAGACAAAAAGCTTACGAGGCCATGCTGGCCAGGCAAGACGCCTTCGAACACAGCCGTCAGGTCATAGCGGAAAAGCAGAGGCTCACTCAAGCAGGATGTGTCTTCGCCAAGTCCTGCAAGCTGCCGGACGCCATCATCGACTACTCGAATCCCTCAGGGATGGTGCCGACCGATAGCCTGAAAGACTACGGCGACCTGATTCTGCTGGGTGCTCGCGAAGCGGATGAGTCAGGCGCTATGCCACTGAAGAAGATCAGTGGCGCAGCGATCCCCGTCGGTCTGGGCTCTCTCGCCTTGGTCGGGTCGGCATTCGCTGCTGCTCCCGTGGCCACAGCGAGCGCCGTAACAGCAACGCTGGTTGGCCTTGTTGCGCTGGTCATACCATCGAGTCTGGGCGACAGCTCGCTTTACACCGACGACCAACTCCGTGCGCTCAAACAGGCCCGTACCCGCGTTCGCCTGCAGGTCGAGCAACAGACTGACGGCAGCCTCAAGGGATATGGTTTCTACACCGGCAAAAATCGCGATTGGGAAATGGTTGATGTTGTGCAGTTCACATTGCGTGGCACCCAGCAGGTGGCTGACCTGGGTGACGGCATTGAACTGATCTGGACACCGGCCGTGGATGGTTCCGACATCCTGGGCATTCCGGCGCTGGAGGCTGCCCCGCAAGCGCCGCATATCTGGGTTTACCCGCCAACGAAAGCGGCTGATAGCATCATCGTGAACCCGGTTTATCCGCCGGAATACAAGGATTTCATCCTCGTGTTTCCGGCTGATTCAGGGATTAGGCCGGTTTACATTGTTCTCAGTCAAACCGGTGATCATTCGTATTATGACCACCCGAAAACGCTTCCCGCATTTCCAGATACAACCCGAGTAAAGTCGAAGTCATCTGTTCAAGGGGGAGGAAGGAAACGCGCTCGTTGGGTTGACCGTAAGGGGCGAATTTATGAATGGGACTACAAAAGTAATGCTGTGGAAAAATACGACAAACTCGGAGTCCATTTAGGCGAATTCAACCACATCACAGGCGAACAAACAAAACCTGCGAAACCAGGCAGAAAAACCTCAAGAAACTAA